In Populus alba chromosome 1, ASM523922v2, whole genome shotgun sequence, a single window of DNA contains:
- the LOC118059527 gene encoding benzyl alcohol O-benzoyltransferase, whose protein sequence is MATPTSISFAVRRREPELVAPAKATPHEFRQLSDIDRQLYLQFQSPHYNLYAHNPSMQGKDPVKVIKEAIAQVLVYYYPFAGRIRSQGPDNKLIVDCTGEGVLFIEADADATVEQFGDPIPSPFPCFQELLYNVPGSDGILNTPLLLFQVTRLKCGGFVLGFRLNHPMTDALGIVQVLNAIGEIARGAQAPSILPVWQRELLCARNPPRVTCRHNEYGNDAPVAVDPTAKVPEFHGQVHAVAHRSFVLNRKELSNIRRWIPSHLHPCSNFEVISACLWRCYAIASQANPNEEMRMQMLVNARSKFNPPLPKGYYGNVLALPAAVTNARKLCLNSLGYALELIRNTKNRITEEYMRSLADLIEITKGQPIGLQSYIVSDLTSIGFDQVDYGWGNTIYTGPPKAMPDEISIAGTYFLPYRFKNGERGVMLLVSLRAPVMERFAILLEELARHDPERSQEQQEMIPSSL, encoded by the exons ATGGCAACACCAACTTCCATATCGTTCGCCGTCCGAAGGCGCGAACCAGAATTGGTTGCGCCAGCTAAGGCCACACCTCATGAATTCAGACAGCTTTCTGATATTGATCGCCAGCTATACCTCCAATTTCAATCACCACATTACAACTTGTATGCACACAATCCATCGATGCAAGGGAAAGATCCTGTGAAGGTAATAAAGGAGGCAATTGCGCAGGTACTTGTGTATTATTACCCTTTTGCTGGTAGGATTAGATCACAGGGGCCAGACAATAAGCTTATAGTTGATTGTACTGGTGAGGGTGTCTTGTTCATCGAAGCCGATGCCGATGCCACGGTTGAGCAGTTTGGTGATCCAATTCCATCTCCATTCCCATGCTTTCAGGAACTTCTTTACAACGTCCCAGGATCAGATGGGATCCTCAATACCCCATTATTGCTTTTTCAG GTGACACGCTTGAAGTGTGGTGGTTTTGTACTTGGGTTCCGTCTTAATCACCCAATGACCGATGCACTCGGCATAGTTCAGGTATTGAATGCCATAGGTGAGATTGCACGAGGTGCCCAAGCCCCTTCAATTCTACCTGTGTGGCAAAGGGAACTCCTCTGTGCTAGGAATCCGCCACGAGTTACATGCAGACACAATGAATATGGTAATGATGCTCCTGTTGCTGTTGATCCTACAGCCAAGGTGCCTGAATTCCACGGCCAGGTTCACGCCGTAGCCCACCGTAGTTTTGTTCTCAACCGCAAGGAATTATCCAACATTCGTAGATGGATTCCTTCTCATTTACACCCATGTTCAAATTTTGAGGTAATAAGTGCATGCTTATGGAGATGCTATGCCATAGCATCTCAAGCTAACCCTAATGAGGAGATGCGCATGCAAATGCTTGTCAACGCACGTTCCAAATTTAACCCTCCATTACCGAAAGGATATTATGGTAACGTGCTAGCTTTGCCAGCAGCTGTAACAAATGCTAGGAAGCTTTGCTTAAACTCTTTAGGGTATGCATTGGAATTGATAAGAAATACCAAGAATAGAATAACTGAGGAGTACATGAGATCATTGGCTGATCTAATAGAGATAACCAAAGGGCAGCCTATAGGGTTACAATCATATATCGTGTCAGACTTAACAAGTATTGGGTTCGATCAGGTGGACTATGGATGGGGCAACACAATTTATACTGGGCCACCCAAGGCTATGCCTGATGAAATTTCTATTGCAGGAACCTATTTCCTGCCGTATCGATTCAAGAACGGAGAGCGTGGGGTTATGCTTTTGGTTTCCTTACGTGCACCAGTTATGGAGAGATTTGCAATACTATTAGAGGAATTGGCAAGGCATGACCCAGAAAGAAGCCAAGAACAACAAGAAATGATACCAAGCTCCCTATAA